The proteins below come from a single bacterium genomic window:
- a CDS encoding FHA domain-containing protein — MTKQLMRSAILNVERGPKKGAEFALIEGVNLIGRWDPDKGAFPEVDLEVHDPEAKVSRRHAIISIEPEGKIIIEDVGSLNGTFINRGERLKPGVKVELKDGDEIVIGKTFLRLLAVAS; from the coding sequence ATGACCAAACAACTCATGCGTAGCGCGATATTAAATGTTGAGCGTGGCCCTAAGAAGGGCGCTGAATTTGCTCTAATTGAAGGGGTAAATCTAATTGGCCGCTGGGATCCCGATAAAGGAGCGTTTCCTGAAGTTGATCTTGAGGTGCATGACCCAGAGGCAAAAGTATCTCGCCGCCATGCGATAATCTCGATTGAACCGGAGGGAAAAATTATTATCGAAGATGTTGGCAGTTTGAACGGTACCTTCATTAACCGTGGTGAAAGATTAAAACCGGGCGTTAAAGTCGAGTTGAAAGACGGGGATGAAATTGTAATTGGTAAAACGTTTTTACGCTTACTGGCGGTAGCATCTTAG
- a CDS encoding response regulator transcription factor, whose translation MKIVVADDHAVMRQALKALLGGMNGFEVVGEAKDGLELMPLVERESPDVVILDLSMPNLGGIETIARLRRVVNSPTVLVLSAREDDQSVREAIKAGAKGYLPKSVDAGELEFALRSVVNGDSYLSPKVCGAMMRPESNAESQVGLLSQREREVMKLLCEGQPNREIANKLHISARTVDTHRANIMKKLAVKSNAELVQLAIKFGVIEPRA comes from the coding sequence ATGAAAATAGTCGTAGCAGATGATCACGCAGTAATGCGCCAAGCGCTAAAAGCGTTACTCGGTGGGATGAATGGCTTTGAAGTTGTTGGCGAAGCTAAAGATGGACTTGAGCTCATGCCATTAGTTGAGAGAGAAAGCCCTGATGTCGTGATTCTCGATCTCTCCATGCCCAATCTTGGCGGAATTGAAACAATTGCGCGTTTACGTCGAGTTGTGAATAGCCCCACAGTGCTAGTGCTCTCTGCCCGTGAAGATGACCAATCGGTGCGCGAAGCAATTAAGGCTGGCGCTAAAGGTTATTTACCGAAAAGTGTTGATGCTGGAGAACTAGAATTTGCACTACGCTCGGTTGTCAATGGCGACTCATATTTAAGTCCAAAAGTTTGTGGAGCGATGATGCGCCCTGAGTCAAATGCAGAATCTCAAGTTGGCTTGCTTTCGCAGCGCGAACGTGAAGTGATGAAATTACTTTGCGAAGGTCAGCCCAATCGCGAAATCGCCAATAAACTTCATATCTCAGCTCGCACAGTTGATACGCATCGAGCTAATATCATGAAAAAGCTTGCTGTAAAGAGCAATGCTGAATTAGTGCAGTTGGCGATTAAATTTGGCGTGATTGAGCCCCGAGCTTAA
- a CDS encoding methyltransferase domain-containing protein — translation MSIKAYATFVSELTRRYSEIGSICPSSKALARAMVSPLDDQDTRRKILEVGPGTGPLTREVLKVLTAHDQFMVCEINSRLLQTLRHQLSSNPYYLRNAERISFFDGPVQELGRQTTEKYDFILCSLPFSSFTPELTDEILKLLQGMLSPNGCLTFFEYVGIRKIFGTFAPRKLRERMRGVDQIMQAWKEDAASSGTLKTEIHWLNLPPAKRIEYSTL, via the coding sequence ATGTCAATTAAGGCGTATGCAACATTTGTTTCGGAATTGACTCGTCGCTATTCAGAAATTGGCAGTATCTGTCCAAGCTCAAAAGCACTAGCCCGAGCGATGGTTTCCCCACTAGACGATCAAGATACTCGTAGAAAAATTCTGGAAGTCGGTCCGGGGACGGGCCCCCTAACTCGCGAAGTCTTGAAAGTGCTAACAGCGCATGATCAGTTTATGGTTTGCGAAATCAACTCAAGGCTATTACAAACCCTCAGACATCAGTTATCCAGTAATCCATATTACTTGCGAAATGCTGAGAGGATTTCTTTTTTTGATGGACCAGTCCAAGAGCTGGGACGGCAAACTACTGAGAAATATGATTTCATTCTCTGCAGCCTACCATTTTCATCTTTCACGCCAGAACTGACGGATGAAATCCTCAAGTTACTGCAAGGCATGCTTTCCCCCAACGGTTGTTTGACTTTCTTTGAGTATGTTGGAATCCGTAAAATCTTTGGCACTTTTGCCCCGCGAAAATTAAGAGAGCGGATGCGCGGCGTGGACCAAATTATGCAAGCCTGGAAGGAAGATGCTGCCTCAAGCGGAACTCTTAAAACCGAAATTCATTGGCTCAATTTACCGCCAGCAAAGCGTATTGAGTATTCCACGCTCTAA
- the pdxT gene encoding pyridoxal 5'-phosphate synthase glutaminase subunit PdxT, whose amino-acid sequence MTVGVLSLQGDFAAHASKLSELGCNVIEVRSSADLEQIRGIVIPGGESTTMLKLLDRNLATQLLKMIRGGFPVLATCAGVILLAKHVRRPEQESLDALDIDVERNAYGRQLQSSIASQLEITAEGKKTFTASQHSIEGVFIRAPRITRTGQDTQTLLTSKGDPVLVRKHNILAATFHPELSPGFSPVHQLFLNFISNNH is encoded by the coding sequence ATTACGGTTGGAGTGCTCTCCCTACAAGGAGATTTTGCTGCACATGCGTCCAAATTATCTGAGTTAGGTTGCAACGTGATTGAGGTGCGCTCTAGTGCCGACCTTGAGCAAATTCGTGGGATTGTTATCCCTGGTGGCGAATCGACGACGATGCTCAAATTGTTAGACCGCAACCTTGCCACACAATTACTAAAAATGATCCGCGGTGGATTTCCCGTGCTTGCTACCTGCGCCGGGGTAATTTTACTTGCCAAGCATGTGCGTCGTCCAGAACAAGAATCACTCGATGCGCTTGACATTGACGTTGAACGCAATGCTTACGGGCGTCAGTTGCAATCCTCGATTGCTAGTCAGCTGGAAATTACAGCTGAAGGTAAAAAAACTTTCACAGCTTCGCAGCACTCAATTGAAGGAGTCTTTATTCGCGCTCCGCGCATTACTCGAACAGGGCAAGACACTCAAACCCTCTTAACTTCTAAGGGTGACCCGGTCTTAGTCAGAAAACATAATATTCTCGCAGCAACATTTCATCCTGAACTCTCGCCAGGGTTCTCTCCAGTGCATCAACTCTTCCTTAATTTTATCAGTAATAATCACTAG
- the pdxS gene encoding pyridoxal 5'-phosphate synthase lyase subunit PdxS, which yields MEKQAFRLKVGLAEMLKGGVIMDVINAEQALIAEESGACAVMALERVPADIRKAGGVARMAMIDVIEGIMNAVSIPVMAKVRIGHFVEAQILQELGVDFIDESEVLTPADEKYHVNKFDFSVPFVCGARNLGEALRRISEGAAMIRTKGEAGTGNVIEAVRHMRTITSDIKRLTLLGEEELVVAAKDLGASYEVVKLVAQSGKLPVPNFAAGGIATPADAALMCQLGAEAVFVGSGIFKSEDPAARARAIVRATTHYNDPKVLLEVSKGLRGAMNGIEIASLSPQERLQERGW from the coding sequence ATGGAAAAGCAAGCTTTTCGTTTAAAAGTGGGTTTAGCAGAAATGCTCAAAGGCGGAGTGATCATGGATGTGATCAATGCCGAGCAAGCCTTAATCGCCGAAGAGTCAGGAGCCTGCGCAGTCATGGCTTTAGAGCGCGTTCCTGCTGATATCAGGAAAGCAGGGGGCGTGGCCCGCATGGCCATGATTGATGTAATTGAAGGCATCATGAACGCTGTCAGCATTCCAGTCATGGCGAAAGTCCGCATTGGACATTTTGTTGAAGCTCAGATTCTACAAGAACTTGGAGTCGACTTTATCGACGAAAGCGAAGTCTTAACTCCTGCTGACGAAAAATATCATGTGAATAAATTTGATTTTTCAGTTCCATTCGTTTGCGGAGCACGCAATCTCGGCGAAGCTTTGCGCCGCATTAGTGAAGGGGCTGCAATGATTCGCACTAAAGGTGAAGCAGGCACTGGCAACGTGATTGAAGCCGTGCGACATATGCGCACGATTACCTCAGACATTAAGCGACTCACGCTGCTCGGCGAAGAAGAGCTAGTGGTTGCAGCCAAAGACCTTGGCGCTTCATATGAGGTTGTAAAATTAGTTGCACAATCAGGGAAACTGCCCGTCCCAAATTTTGCTGCTGGAGGCATCGCAACGCCTGCTGATGCTGCGCTCATGTGCCAGCTCGGCGCTGAGGCAGTATTTGTCGGCTCGGGAATCTTTAAGTCTGAAGACCCCGCAGCACGCGCGCGCGCAATTGTGCGTGCCACAACGCACTACAATGATCCTAAAGTACTGCTTGAAGTTTCTAAGGGATTACGCGGCGCAATGAACGGAATTGAAATTGCAAGTTTAAGCCCGCAAGAGCGCTTACAAGAACGCGGCTGGTAA
- a CDS encoding ATP-binding cassette domain-containing protein, whose translation MTAAVETLDLGRHFGSIKAVDGVSFTVQTGEVLGFLGPNGAGKSTTMKMLSCFLEPSFGTANLGGYNIQTQSRDVRRILGYLPENAPLYGEMEVGEFLSFIASVRDLNHPRQAVDRVVEMTSLGNVFQQRIESLSKGYKRRVGLAQALIHDPAILILDEPTDGLDPNQKYEVRQLIRSMREQKCIILSTHILEEVDEVCNRVVIIARGKVVADAMPNLLKQQAVSGRLDDVFRQITA comes from the coding sequence ATGACTGCAGCCGTTGAAACATTAGACTTGGGTCGCCACTTTGGATCGATCAAAGCAGTTGATGGGGTCTCTTTTACTGTGCAGACAGGTGAGGTCCTCGGATTTCTTGGACCAAACGGTGCAGGCAAATCGACAACAATGAAAATGCTTTCATGCTTTTTGGAACCGAGTTTTGGCACGGCAAATCTCGGTGGCTATAATATCCAAACACAGTCTCGTGATGTGCGTCGAATCTTGGGTTACTTGCCAGAAAATGCGCCACTCTATGGTGAGATGGAAGTTGGGGAGTTTTTATCTTTTATTGCAAGCGTGCGCGATTTGAATCATCCACGGCAAGCTGTTGATCGAGTCGTTGAAATGACGAGCTTAGGGAATGTATTTCAGCAGCGCATCGAATCACTTTCTAAAGGTTACAAGCGCCGTGTTGGTCTTGCGCAGGCTTTGATTCATGACCCAGCAATTCTGATTCTGGATGAACCAACAGATGGTCTTGATCCCAATCAGAAATATGAAGTGCGCCAATTAATCCGCAGTATGCGTGAGCAAAAATGTATTATTCTTTCAACCCATATTCTTGAGGAAGTCGATGAAGTCTGTAATCGTGTAGTGATTATTGCGCGTGGTAAGGTTGTCGCCGATGCCATGCCTAATCTACTCAAGCAGCAAGCTGTAAGCGGACGACTCGATGATGTTTTTAGGCAGATTACAGCTTAA